In Streptomyces sp. NBC_01426, one genomic interval encodes:
- a CDS encoding cytochrome d ubiquinol oxidase subunit II has translation MTASIVAWILLLVIAAYACGGGVDYGAGFWDLLAGGAERGKRPRWLIDHAMAPVWEVNNVWLIFAFILMWTGFPVFFQTVFTALWLPLALAAIGLVLRGAGFALRKPTRGLAGRRIYGAMFAVSSLLTPFFLGTAIGSVASGRVAPGTPATAHAWANTTSIMAGLVAVASTAFLGAVFLTVDARRFDAPDLMGYFRFRAWISCGALLIIGVLGLTVTDPHASYVHHGLTHGAGLALLLISVVALAVTAWLISGKAAGWARYSSVAVVALLVAAWGFAQRPYLVPTSLTVQQGAGASAPLQWMLIVALVALVLIVPALVVLYRLDTHGVLEPLTDEDVGE, from the coding sequence GTGACCGCGAGCATCGTCGCCTGGATCCTGCTGCTCGTGATCGCCGCCTACGCCTGCGGTGGCGGCGTCGACTACGGCGCCGGCTTCTGGGATCTGCTGGCCGGTGGGGCCGAGCGCGGCAAACGACCCCGCTGGCTGATCGACCACGCCATGGCCCCGGTCTGGGAGGTCAACAACGTCTGGCTGATCTTCGCGTTCATCCTGATGTGGACCGGCTTCCCGGTGTTCTTCCAGACCGTGTTCACGGCGCTCTGGCTCCCTCTGGCACTCGCCGCCATCGGCCTGGTCCTGCGCGGCGCCGGGTTCGCGCTGCGCAAGCCGACCAGGGGGCTCGCCGGACGCCGGATCTACGGCGCCATGTTCGCCGTCTCTTCCCTGCTCACGCCGTTCTTCCTGGGAACGGCCATCGGCTCGGTGGCCTCCGGGCGCGTCGCTCCCGGGACCCCCGCCACGGCCCATGCCTGGGCCAACACCACCTCGATCATGGCCGGGCTCGTCGCGGTGGCATCCACCGCCTTCCTGGGGGCGGTGTTCCTCACCGTGGACGCCCGCCGCTTCGACGCCCCCGACCTGATGGGTTACTTCCGTTTCCGGGCATGGATCAGTTGTGGCGCGCTGTTGATCATCGGCGTGCTTGGCCTGACCGTGACCGACCCCCACGCGTCGTACGTCCATCACGGACTCACCCACGGGGCCGGGCTCGCCCTCCTGCTGATCTCCGTGGTGGCTCTGGCGGTCACCGCCTGGCTGATCTCCGGCAAGGCGGCGGGATGGGCGCGGTACTCCTCGGTCGCCGTCGTGGCACTGCTCGTCGCCGCCTGGGGGTTCGCGCAGCGGCCCTACCTGGTGCCCACCTCGCTGACCGTGCAGCAGGGCGCCGGAGCGAGCGCCCCGCTCCAGTGGATGCTCATCGTCGCGCTCGTCGCCCTGGTGTTGATCGTCCCCGCGCTGGTCGTCCTGTACCGCCTCGACACCCACGGCGTGCTGGAACCGCTGACCGACGAGGACGTGGGCGAGTGA
- a CDS encoding cation:proton antiporter: MTSSQVLIGVGLIVTLAVACQLLANLLRVPAILLLLPAGFIAGVLTDDVNPEKLLGDAFSPLVSLAVAVILYDAGLGLDLHRLKGHTRTVVVRLIWLGALITFVSAALLAVPIMSMSLNAAVMLGAILVVSGPTVVGPLLKFVRPRERLQRVLVWEGSLIDPVGGILGALVFHGVLAGGQPGLAAQLGAFGVSAAIGLIGGAVGAAVLWLLLRCLTLDEVLGTTTQFAAVIAVAAGCDALRDDTGLIAAVVMGMALANLPGLDMPARRPFFETLVSLIIGLLFIGISATVTPQSLRHVVLPALGLAAALVLVVRPLVALLSTVRTDVPYRERWFIGWMAPRGIVAAATAATFSAALVQAGIEGADKILPATFIVIVATVMLYGLTAVPAARFLDVRRSARSRPLLVGGDPWVVELGGALRSAGLDVLMWAGLDRQRQSIKDAGLELAPGELLAAATGAGAELEGITDVLLLTDEDDFNALAVMTLKETAEGPVHRLMPPTRSHGVVAPYTGSEVLFSAGLNRPELARRYAAGARIVTRTMVDGLIPAGHDMLFLVRPDGQLTAATESTLPSPAAGDVAVLLTPSAEPPPP, from the coding sequence ATGACATCGAGCCAGGTACTCATCGGCGTCGGGCTGATCGTGACCCTTGCCGTCGCCTGCCAACTGCTGGCGAACCTGCTGCGCGTGCCGGCGATCCTCCTGCTGCTGCCGGCCGGGTTCATCGCCGGCGTCCTGACCGACGACGTCAACCCGGAGAAGCTGCTGGGCGACGCGTTCTCCCCGCTGGTCTCGCTCGCCGTCGCGGTGATCCTCTACGACGCCGGACTCGGCCTGGACCTGCACCGTCTCAAGGGCCACACCCGCACGGTCGTCGTCAGGCTCATCTGGCTCGGCGCCCTGATCACCTTCGTGTCGGCGGCGCTGCTCGCCGTCCCCATCATGAGCATGTCGCTGAACGCGGCCGTGATGCTGGGCGCGATCCTCGTGGTCAGCGGCCCGACCGTCGTCGGACCGCTGCTCAAGTTCGTCCGCCCGAGGGAGCGGCTGCAACGCGTCCTCGTCTGGGAAGGCTCCCTGATCGACCCGGTCGGCGGCATCCTCGGCGCGCTCGTCTTCCACGGAGTGCTGGCCGGAGGCCAGCCCGGTCTGGCCGCCCAACTGGGCGCGTTCGGCGTCAGCGCCGCGATCGGGCTGATCGGCGGCGCCGTCGGAGCGGCGGTGCTCTGGCTGCTGCTCCGCTGCCTCACGCTCGACGAAGTGCTCGGCACGACCACGCAGTTCGCCGCCGTGATCGCGGTGGCGGCCGGCTGCGACGCCCTGCGGGACGACACCGGCCTCATCGCCGCCGTCGTGATGGGCATGGCCCTGGCCAATCTGCCGGGGCTGGACATGCCGGCACGCCGGCCGTTCTTCGAAACCCTGGTCTCGCTGATCATCGGGCTGCTGTTCATCGGGATCTCCGCCACCGTCACCCCGCAGTCGCTGCGCCATGTCGTGCTGCCGGCCCTCGGCCTCGCCGCTGCTCTCGTTCTCGTGGTCAGACCCTTGGTGGCGCTGCTGTCGACCGTCCGTACCGATGTCCCCTACCGGGAGAGATGGTTCATCGGTTGGATGGCGCCCCGCGGCATCGTCGCCGCGGCGACCGCGGCCACCTTCTCCGCCGCGCTCGTGCAGGCCGGCATCGAGGGCGCGGACAAGATCCTGCCGGCCACCTTCATCGTGATCGTCGCCACCGTCATGCTCTACGGCCTGACCGCCGTTCCCGCCGCGCGGTTCCTCGACGTCCGCCGTTCGGCACGCTCGCGGCCCCTGCTCGTCGGCGGCGATCCCTGGGTGGTGGAACTGGGGGGCGCGCTGCGCTCGGCGGGCCTGGACGTCCTGATGTGGGCGGGCCTCGACCGCCAGCGTCAGAGCATCAAGGACGCGGGCCTGGAGCTGGCCCCCGGCGAACTCCTCGCCGCCGCCACCGGAGCCGGAGCCGAGTTGGAGGGGATCACCGATGTCCTCCTGCTCACCGACGAGGACGACTTCAACGCCCTCGCCGTCATGACCCTCAAGGAGACGGCGGAGGGTCCCGTCCACCGCCTCATGCCACCCACCCGCAGCCACGGCGTGGTCGCCCCCTACACGGGCAGCGAGGTCCTGTTCTCCGCCGGCCTGAACCGGCCCGAACTGGCCCGTCGGTACGCGGCGGGCGCCCGCATCGTCACCCGCACGATGGTCGACGGGCTCATCCCGGCCGGGCACGACATGTTGTTCCTGGTGCGCCCGGACGGACAGCTCACCGCCGCGACCGAGTCGACGCTGCCGTCGCCCGCCGCGGGCGACGTCGCCGTCCTGCTGACGCCTTCGGCGGAGCCCCCGCCGCCCTGA